Proteins encoded within one genomic window of Mesobacillus subterraneus:
- the cymR gene encoding cysteine metabolism transcriptional regulator CymR, with the protein MKISTKGRYGLTIMIELAKKYGEGPISLKSIAQTNDLSEHYLEQLVAPLRNAGLVKSIRGAYGGYILSSEPSTISAGDIIRVLEGPISIVEGIDDEEPAKRELWTRIRDAVKDVLDNTTIEDLANHSDNFGESDAYMFYI; encoded by the coding sequence ATGAAAATTTCAACGAAAGGGCGCTATGGACTGACCATTATGATCGAGCTGGCCAAAAAATATGGAGAAGGCCCAATATCTTTGAAATCCATTGCGCAAACAAATGATTTATCAGAGCATTACCTGGAGCAATTGGTTGCGCCGCTAAGGAATGCCGGACTGGTGAAAAGTATCAGGGGAGCATATGGCGGCTACATTCTCAGTTCTGAACCGTCTACCATTTCAGCTGGAGATATAATTCGAGTCCTGGAAGGGCCCATCAGCATTGTCGAAGGTATAGATGACGAGGAACCAGCCAAGCGTGAGCTCTGGACAAGAATCAGAGACGCGGTCAAGGACGTACTCGATAATACAACAATCGAAGACCTCGCCAATCATTCAGACAACTTTGGTGAGTCTGACGCTTATATGTTTTATATTTAG
- a CDS encoding DUF1292 domain-containing protein codes for MDHGENNITVVDENGNEQLCEVLFTFDSEEFGKSYVLYYPVGAEDNDEEDIEIHASAFTPSEDNEDGELMPIETDAEWDMIEEMLETFLAEQDEE; via the coding sequence ATGGATCACGGCGAAAACAACATTACAGTAGTAGACGAAAACGGCAACGAACAACTATGCGAAGTACTTTTCACATTTGACTCCGAAGAGTTCGGAAAGTCATATGTGCTCTACTATCCAGTAGGTGCAGAGGATAATGATGAGGAAGACATCGAAATCCACGCATCAGCATTCACCCCATCAGAAGATAACGAAGATGGCGAATTGATGCCAATCGAAACTGACGCAGAATGGGACATGATCGAGGAAATGCTAGAAACTTTCCTTGCTGAGCAGGACGAAGAATAA
- the recD2 gene encoding SF1B family DNA helicase RecD2, whose protein sequence is MDKQDSLDLFSEQGKFMKGKHLVTIFHNEQNLYTVLRIRVEETNEQYEDKEAVITGYFPRIHEQETYIFFGEVKEHPKFGAQFHATHFRKDLPQSKQGIISYLSGDLFKGIGKKTAEKIVDTLGEKTITRIIENPSVLDQIPKLAPEKAKELYDTLMEHQGLEQVMVALNEYGFGPQLSMKIYQVYKEQAIDVIQNNPYKLVEDIEGIGFGRADELGSQLGLTGNHPDRIKAACLYTLENSSIQGGHVFMEAENLLVEVKKLLEDNQNVEIVFTDISKEIIKLGEEGKLVAEEQRVYLPSLYYSEKGLVVNIKRILEQTEYENQFPESEFLLALGNLEERLGVQYGPSQKEAIQTALMSPMMILTGGPGTGKTTVIKGIVELYAELHGCSLDPKDYKKEEPYPFLLAAPTGRAAKRMTESTGLPAVTIHRLLRWNGAEGFDHNEDQPLEGKILIIDETSMVDIWLAHQLFKSLPDNIQVIVVGDEDQLPSVGPGQVLKDLLDSGRVPTVRLTDIYRQAEGSSIIELAHQIKKGFLPEDISAQQPDRSFIKCTTSQIPQVVEKVVANAKNKGYSPRSIQVLAPMYRGPAGIDRLNELLQDLFNPNSDGTRKELAFGDVKYRIGDKVLQLVNQPEANVFNGDMGEVVAIFYAKENTEKQDQLIVSFDGIEVTYNRADLSQITHAYCCSVHKSQGSEFPIVVLPVVKSYFRMLRRNLIYTAITRSKQFLILVGEEEALKMGIERGEDTERNTTLVEKLVLLLPELQDETGTKEHSECKHQNHEDNIKVEKMNYIEIIKNADPMIGMDNLTPYDFMEEGS, encoded by the coding sequence TTGGACAAACAGGACTCGCTTGATTTGTTTTCAGAACAAGGCAAGTTCATGAAAGGGAAGCATCTTGTTACCATTTTTCATAATGAACAGAATCTATACACAGTCCTTAGGATCAGGGTTGAGGAAACAAATGAGCAGTACGAGGATAAGGAAGCAGTCATTACAGGGTATTTCCCCCGGATTCATGAGCAGGAGACTTATATTTTCTTTGGTGAGGTAAAAGAACATCCTAAGTTCGGTGCACAATTCCATGCGACTCATTTCCGGAAAGACTTGCCGCAGTCAAAGCAGGGGATCATCAGCTACCTTTCCGGTGACCTTTTCAAAGGAATCGGGAAGAAAACAGCTGAGAAAATCGTTGATACACTGGGTGAAAAGACCATCACAAGGATTATCGAGAACCCGTCTGTCCTTGACCAGATTCCGAAGCTGGCACCTGAAAAAGCAAAGGAACTTTATGACACATTGATGGAGCATCAGGGCCTCGAACAAGTGATGGTCGCATTGAATGAATATGGCTTTGGTCCTCAGCTGTCGATGAAAATTTATCAAGTTTACAAGGAACAGGCGATTGATGTAATTCAGAACAATCCGTACAAGCTTGTGGAGGATATCGAAGGCATCGGTTTCGGGAGGGCGGATGAACTGGGCAGCCAGCTCGGTTTAACTGGTAACCATCCTGACCGGATCAAGGCAGCCTGTCTCTATACACTTGAAAATTCAAGCATACAGGGCGGTCATGTTTTCATGGAAGCAGAAAACCTTCTCGTCGAAGTGAAAAAGCTTCTAGAAGACAATCAAAATGTTGAAATTGTATTTACTGATATCTCAAAGGAAATCATCAAGCTCGGTGAAGAAGGAAAGCTGGTTGCTGAAGAACAGAGAGTCTATTTGCCATCTCTCTATTATTCGGAAAAGGGCCTGGTTGTGAACATTAAAAGAATCCTTGAACAGACAGAATACGAAAATCAATTTCCTGAATCGGAGTTTCTCCTAGCGCTCGGAAATCTTGAGGAGCGCCTTGGTGTCCAATATGGGCCAAGCCAGAAGGAAGCGATTCAGACAGCGCTTATGTCACCGATGATGATTCTGACCGGTGGGCCCGGCACAGGTAAAACGACGGTCATTAAAGGAATTGTTGAGCTATATGCAGAGCTACATGGCTGTTCACTTGACCCGAAAGATTATAAAAAAGAAGAACCTTATCCGTTCTTGCTTGCGGCGCCGACTGGTCGTGCGGCAAAGAGGATGACTGAGTCAACAGGTCTTCCTGCCGTGACCATTCATAGGCTTTTGCGCTGGAATGGCGCAGAAGGTTTTGACCATAATGAAGACCAGCCGCTTGAGGGAAAGATATTGATTATTGATGAAACCTCAATGGTTGATATATGGCTCGCCCATCAATTATTCAAATCTCTGCCTGACAATATTCAGGTGATCGTTGTAGGAGATGAAGACCAGCTTCCTTCAGTAGGTCCTGGCCAGGTACTGAAGGATCTACTTGATTCCGGCAGGGTCCCGACTGTTAGGCTGACGGATATATACCGACAGGCTGAAGGATCATCAATAATCGAACTTGCTCATCAAATCAAAAAAGGCTTTCTGCCAGAAGATATTTCTGCTCAGCAGCCTGACCGTTCTTTTATAAAATGTACGACAAGCCAGATTCCTCAGGTAGTCGAAAAGGTTGTCGCCAATGCTAAGAATAAAGGGTATTCTCCTAGGAGCATCCAGGTGCTGGCACCAATGTACCGTGGTCCAGCCGGCATTGACCGGTTGAACGAGCTGCTGCAGGATCTCTTCAATCCTAATTCTGATGGAACGAGAAAAGAGCTTGCATTTGGCGATGTGAAGTATCGTATCGGGGATAAGGTCCTTCAGCTGGTAAATCAGCCGGAAGCCAATGTGTTCAATGGTGACATGGGTGAGGTTGTCGCGATCTTTTACGCGAAGGAAAACACCGAAAAGCAAGATCAGCTGATTGTGTCCTTTGATGGCATAGAAGTTACATATAATAGGGCAGACCTCTCGCAAATCACCCACGCTTATTGCTGTTCCGTGCATAAATCCCAGGGTAGTGAATTTCCGATTGTCGTCCTTCCAGTAGTGAAAAGCTACTTCAGAATGCTGCGCAGGAATCTGATTTATACCGCAATCACCAGGAGCAAGCAATTCCTGATTCTTGTTGGTGAAGAAGAAGCACTGAAGATGGGGATCGAACGCGGTGAAGATACCGAAAGGAATACAACTCTTGTAGAAAAGCTTGTTCTATTGCTGCCCGAATTGCAGGATGAAACGGGTACAAAGGAACATTCGGAGTGTAAGCACCAAAATCATGAAGATAACATCAAAGTTGAAAAAATGAATTATATTGAAATTATTAAAAACGCTGATCCGATGATTGGAATGGACAATCTGACTCCTTATGATTTTATGGAGGAAGGTAGTTAG
- a CDS encoding AI-2E family transporter has translation MNIQMKWYYRLGFLLLLFIVLFVFIKLQSIWVPFLEVLLSLLVPFSVAAFITYLLHPIVEALHQRGLHRGVSILIIYILFFGGAGFAFYKGIPALIHQLGDLAENAPYFAEQYKQMVNNIIDQTSKWLAGIHERIEDGITRMEQWLDGVLAGTMTFLMDTINSILTIAVIPFIAFYMLKDFGAIKKAAWYLTPRQWRQPGAKFLHEVDKSLGSYIRGQLLICLIIGVLSSLFFWLAGIKYSLLLGAIVGITNVIPYFGPIIGAIPAVIIAATMSVKMVLLALVIVFSLQFLEGNILSPLIVGKSLHMHPLMIMFALLAGEEVGGILGLILAVPVLVVLRAALIHAKDHIILERKKERPS, from the coding sequence ATGAACATCCAGATGAAATGGTATTACCGGCTTGGATTTCTTCTCCTTTTGTTCATTGTTCTGTTCGTTTTCATAAAATTACAATCCATATGGGTTCCTTTTTTGGAAGTATTGCTTTCGCTGCTTGTGCCTTTTTCCGTGGCTGCTTTCATTACATATTTACTCCATCCGATAGTGGAGGCTCTTCACCAAAGAGGGCTTCATCGAGGAGTTTCGATCCTGATTATCTATATTTTGTTTTTTGGTGGAGCGGGCTTCGCTTTTTACAAAGGGATTCCTGCGCTGATTCACCAGCTCGGCGACCTGGCAGAAAATGCTCCGTATTTCGCCGAGCAGTATAAACAAATGGTCAATAATATTATTGACCAGACTTCTAAGTGGCTGGCAGGCATCCATGAAAGAATCGAAGATGGAATTACTCGGATGGAGCAATGGCTTGATGGTGTGCTTGCTGGTACGATGACGTTCCTGATGGATACCATTAATTCCATCCTTACAATTGCTGTAATCCCGTTTATTGCTTTTTACATGCTGAAAGATTTCGGTGCCATTAAAAAAGCGGCGTGGTATCTAACCCCTCGGCAGTGGAGACAGCCAGGCGCCAAGTTCTTGCATGAAGTCGACAAATCGCTCGGCAGTTATATCCGCGGACAGCTGCTTATTTGTTTAATAATCGGTGTCCTATCCTCCTTGTTTTTTTGGCTGGCAGGCATAAAATATTCGCTGCTGCTTGGAGCGATTGTCGGGATAACCAATGTAATTCCTTATTTCGGGCCAATCATCGGAGCTATTCCGGCAGTCATCATCGCGGCGACTATGTCGGTTAAAATGGTGCTTCTAGCACTCGTGATCGTCTTTTCTCTTCAGTTCCTCGAGGGGAATATTCTGTCTCCGCTGATTGTCGGCAAAAGCCTGCATATGCATCCGCTGATGATCATGTTTGCATTGCTGGCAGGGGAGGAGGTTGGCGGCATCCTTGGATTAATACTTGCCGTACCTGTCCTGGTTGTATTGAGGGCGGCATTGATTCATGCAAAAGATCATATCATCCTTGAGAGAAAGAAAGAACGGCCTTCATAA
- the mnmA gene encoding tRNA 2-thiouridine(34) synthase MnmA has product MGKSPKDTRVVVGMSGGVDSSVAALILKEQGYDVIGIFMKNWDDTDENGVCTATEDYEDVIRVCNQIGIPYYAVNFEKQYWDKVFTYFLDEYKAGRTPNPDVMCNKEIKFKAFLEHAMNLGADYLATGHYARVEDIGGERKMLRGLDENKDQTYFLNQLSQDQIEKVLFPIGNLEKSRVRELAKEADLATATKKDSTGICFIGERNFKEFLGNYLPSQPGNMETMTGEVKGKHDGLMYYTIGQRQGLGIGGSGEPWFVVGKDLERNVLLVEQGFHNELLYSNSITAVNVSFVSDKEKSKTFECTAKFRYRQPDNAVTVELQDDGTAKVLFKEPIRAVTPGQAVVFYDGEECLGGGTIDEIFKNGNKLTYVG; this is encoded by the coding sequence ATGGGAAAATCACCGAAGGATACAAGAGTGGTGGTAGGAATGTCCGGCGGTGTTGATTCATCAGTTGCTGCGCTCATTTTGAAGGAGCAGGGATATGATGTGATCGGCATCTTCATGAAAAACTGGGACGACACGGATGAAAACGGAGTCTGCACGGCTACCGAGGATTACGAGGATGTGATCCGCGTCTGCAACCAGATTGGCATTCCATATTATGCGGTTAATTTTGAAAAACAATATTGGGATAAAGTGTTTACTTATTTCCTAGATGAATATAAAGCAGGAAGGACTCCTAACCCGGACGTCATGTGCAACAAGGAAATTAAATTCAAAGCATTCCTTGAGCATGCAATGAATCTTGGCGCAGATTACCTGGCAACAGGTCATTATGCACGAGTGGAAGACATCGGCGGAGAACGCAAAATGCTTCGTGGGCTGGATGAAAATAAGGACCAGACTTATTTCTTGAACCAATTGAGTCAGGACCAGATAGAAAAAGTGTTGTTCCCTATTGGGAATCTGGAAAAATCCCGTGTCAGGGAGCTTGCAAAAGAAGCGGATCTTGCTACAGCAACTAAAAAAGACAGCACCGGCATTTGCTTCATTGGTGAAAGGAACTTCAAGGAGTTCCTTGGAAATTACCTTCCGTCCCAACCAGGCAATATGGAGACGATGACCGGCGAGGTAAAAGGGAAGCATGATGGTCTGATGTACTATACAATCGGCCAGCGCCAGGGTTTAGGCATTGGCGGATCAGGTGAACCTTGGTTTGTTGTCGGGAAAGACCTCGAGCGTAATGTCTTGCTTGTTGAACAAGGCTTTCATAACGAACTGCTTTATTCTAACAGTATCACGGCGGTTAATGTCAGCTTTGTATCTGACAAGGAGAAGTCGAAAACGTTCGAATGTACAGCTAAATTCCGCTACCGTCAGCCTGATAATGCTGTAACGGTCGAGCTGCAGGATGACGGTACGGCAAAAGTCTTGTTCAAAGAACCAATACGTGCCGTGACTCCCGGACAGGCTGTCGTTTTTTACGATGGGGAAGAGTGTCTTGGCGGAGGTACGATTGATGAAATTTTCAAGAATGGAAACAAACTGACATATGTCGGTTAA
- a CDS encoding LysM peptidoglycan-binding domain-containing protein, translated as MKKRISVLLFSLCLVLTNVGFGSAANHPRNTYEVKPGDYLWKIAATYRTSVEDIKLINGLQSDLILIGQKLRVPIMYEVVPGDTLWKLSVAFNSTVQSIKTTNHLNSNMIYAGQILRIPPKQLTMEGQYVLMTREEFKDWLFNHLFTRKIGKIQQHHTYQPSYQQFNGSNHFTLLKGMEDYHVNSMKWSTISQQLTTFPDGLVAVGRSFNKPPEGSFGLLNKSVMEEIEADALAIENVGNFDAGNNQMTAEQRETVLTVTALLMMKFGLTPSVDSITYHHWWDINSGERVLDEGEGHAVKTCPGTGFFGGNSTADAKNHFYPMVKKKMQEISAALR; from the coding sequence ATGAAAAAACGGATCTCAGTGTTATTGTTCAGTTTATGTTTAGTTTTAACGAATGTTGGGTTTGGATCTGCTGCCAACCATCCGAGGAATACTTATGAGGTTAAGCCTGGGGATTATTTATGGAAAATCGCTGCTACATACCGGACATCAGTTGAAGACATTAAACTCATTAACGGTCTGCAGTCGGATTTGATTTTAATTGGACAGAAGCTAAGAGTACCGATCATGTATGAAGTCGTCCCTGGGGACACATTATGGAAGCTGTCTGTTGCGTTCAATTCCACCGTACAGTCAATCAAAACCACTAATCATCTTAACTCAAACATGATATATGCAGGGCAAATTTTGCGGATACCTCCAAAACAACTTACCATGGAGGGGCAGTATGTCCTTATGACAAGGGAGGAATTCAAGGACTGGCTATTCAATCACCTTTTCACCCGAAAGATCGGTAAAATCCAGCAGCATCACACGTATCAGCCATCGTACCAGCAGTTTAATGGTTCCAATCACTTTACCTTATTAAAGGGAATGGAAGACTATCATGTTAATTCCATGAAGTGGAGCACAATCAGCCAGCAATTGACGACATTTCCGGATGGATTGGTTGCTGTAGGAAGATCATTTAACAAACCTCCTGAAGGTTCGTTTGGACTGCTGAATAAATCGGTGATGGAAGAGATTGAAGCAGATGCACTTGCAATAGAGAATGTGGGGAATTTCGATGCTGGCAATAACCAGATGACCGCTGAGCAAAGGGAGACCGTACTTACGGTCACAGCATTGCTTATGATGAAATTTGGACTAACACCATCGGTTGACAGTATTACCTATCACCATTGGTGGGATATCAATTCAGGTGAAAGAGTACTGGATGAAGGAGAAGGGCACGCGGTCAAAACTTGCCCAGGCACCGGATTTTTTGGCGGAAATTCCACAGCGGACGCTAAGAATCATTTTTATCCTATGGTGAAGAAAAAAATGCAGGAAATATCTGCTGCTTTAAGGTGA
- the ruvX gene encoding Holliday junction resolvase RuvX, which produces MRTMGLDVGSKTVGIALSDELGWTAQGLETLKINEEENVFGFDELGKIIKEYEVGKVVVGLPKNMNGSIGPRGEASQFFARELEERFGVPVILWDERLTTVAAERVLLEADVSRKKRKKVIDKMAAMMILQGYLNSQN; this is translated from the coding sequence ATGCGTACGATGGGACTGGATGTCGGCTCAAAAACAGTCGGCATTGCGCTGAGCGATGAACTGGGATGGACTGCTCAGGGACTTGAAACATTGAAAATCAATGAAGAAGAAAATGTGTTTGGTTTCGATGAATTAGGTAAAATAATAAAAGAGTACGAAGTCGGCAAAGTTGTCGTCGGGCTGCCTAAAAACATGAACGGCAGTATTGGCCCGCGCGGAGAGGCCAGCCAATTCTTTGCCCGTGAATTGGAGGAAAGGTTCGGCGTGCCTGTCATCCTCTGGGACGAGCGTTTGACGACAGTGGCTGCCGAGCGGGTTTTGCTCGAGGCAGACGTAAGCCGAAAAAAGCGCAAAAAGGTCATTGATAAAATGGCAGCAATGATGATTCTACAAGGCTATCTAAACAGCCAAAACTAA
- a CDS encoding tetratricopeptide repeat protein: MDKNQTGIEFMKEGKWEEAAKAFAEAIDAHPEDPVAYINFGNVLTAVGDNERAMNFYDKAISLDENATAAYYSKGGVYYDGQNFEKAKNMFELALKKGLDSGDNFFMLGMSLAQMGSSKLALPYLQRSTELLENDAEANFQYGLCLAREGFIDEAINVFELAISMDSEHADALYNLGVAYGYKENGEKALQMFNRALEIQPDHLLAGHGKKLIEGQDID, translated from the coding sequence ATGGATAAAAACCAGACAGGTATTGAGTTTATGAAAGAAGGTAAATGGGAAGAGGCTGCCAAAGCATTCGCGGAAGCGATTGATGCTCATCCAGAAGACCCGGTTGCATACATAAATTTCGGAAACGTCCTCACCGCAGTGGGTGATAATGAACGAGCAATGAACTTTTACGATAAAGCAATCAGCCTTGATGAGAATGCAACCGCAGCATACTACAGCAAAGGCGGAGTTTATTATGATGGACAAAATTTCGAGAAAGCAAAAAACATGTTCGAACTTGCGCTTAAAAAAGGGCTGGATAGTGGCGATAACTTTTTTATGCTGGGAATGAGCCTCGCTCAGATGGGCAGCAGCAAGCTTGCTTTGCCATATTTACAGCGCAGTACAGAGCTTCTCGAAAATGATGCCGAAGCCAATTTTCAATATGGGCTTTGCCTTGCAAGGGAAGGGTTTATCGACGAAGCGATTAATGTGTTTGAACTTGCAATATCAATGGATTCGGAGCATGCAGACGCCCTCTATAACCTAGGTGTGGCTTATGGTTATAAGGAAAATGGTGAAAAGGCGCTCCAGATGTTCAATCGTGCATTGGAAATCCAGCCAGACCACTTGCTTGCAGGACACGGCAAAAAATTGATTGAGGGACAAGATATCGATTAA
- a CDS encoding YrzQ family protein produces the protein MNKMLTSAIAFGAGMAAYNYASNNNMMSGRKMKKLGKKMSKALF, from the coding sequence ATGAATAAAATGTTAACCTCCGCAATCGCTTTTGGCGCTGGTATGGCAGCTTACAATTATGCTTCCAACAACAATATGATGTCTGGAAGGAAAATGAAGAAGCTTGGCAAGAAAATGAGCAAAGCTTTATTCTAA
- a CDS encoding IreB family regulatory phosphoprotein, protein MSSFDKTMRFNFPEEPFEHDANEVLLQVYEALQEKGYNPINQIVGYLLSGDPAYIPRHRDARNIIRKLERDEIIEELVKSYLRNHREGK, encoded by the coding sequence ATGAGCTCGTTTGACAAGACGATGAGATTTAATTTTCCCGAAGAGCCTTTTGAGCATGACGCCAATGAAGTACTGCTTCAGGTATATGAAGCCTTACAGGAAAAGGGATATAACCCGATCAACCAGATCGTCGGATATCTGCTCTCTGGCGACCCGGCCTATATTCCCCGCCATCGGGATGCCCGCAATATCATCCGCAAGCTGGAACGGGATGAAATCATTGAGGAACTGGTTAAATCCTATTTAAGGAACCACCGAGAGGGGAAATAA
- the mltG gene encoding endolytic transglycosylase MltG: protein MSDEKNIKTDKKKLIAEKLVEQQKEARIVRKIVFITSIMAILLIGAIGGGGYYYIKEALKPVDENSKKTVDVNIPIGSSTTGIGQILEDQGIIRDARVFKYYVKFKNEAGFMAGDYKMKPSMTLPEIITSLKTGKVMQEVVMKITIPEGKQLKQIAGIIAEKTQQNEDEIFKQLNDKEFITKMMGRYPDVLTEDILKENVKYPLEGYLFPATYPFYSEKPTVEEIVTVMLTKTKEVLGEFSGQMEEKEMTTHELMTMASLIEEEATKKVDRDKIASVFYNRLEDGMMLQTDPTVLYAHGEHKDRVFYKDLEIDDPYNTYKIQGLPPVPIANPGIMSIEAALAPADTDDMYFLATSTGDVLFSKTLAEHNRKVNEHITNKK, encoded by the coding sequence ATGTCTGACGAAAAAAATATAAAAACCGATAAAAAGAAGCTGATCGCCGAGAAGTTAGTCGAGCAGCAAAAGGAAGCGAGAATCGTGAGAAAGATTGTCTTCATCACCTCAATCATGGCAATTCTGCTTATTGGGGCGATTGGCGGGGGCGGCTATTACTATATTAAAGAAGCCCTGAAGCCGGTGGATGAAAACAGCAAGAAAACAGTCGATGTCAATATCCCGATAGGATCATCAACAACTGGAATCGGACAGATTCTCGAAGATCAAGGGATTATCAGGGATGCTAGAGTCTTTAAATATTATGTGAAATTTAAGAACGAAGCGGGTTTTATGGCTGGAGATTATAAAATGAAACCTTCCATGACGCTTCCTGAAATCATCACAAGCCTGAAAACCGGTAAGGTCATGCAAGAGGTTGTCATGAAAATAACAATTCCCGAGGGCAAGCAATTAAAGCAGATTGCTGGAATCATTGCCGAAAAGACACAGCAAAACGAAGATGAAATTTTCAAACAGCTGAATGATAAAGAGTTCATCACGAAAATGATGGGAAGATATCCTGACGTCCTGACGGAAGACATTTTAAAAGAAAATGTGAAATATCCGCTAGAAGGCTATTTGTTCCCGGCAACTTATCCTTTCTATTCTGAAAAGCCAACGGTTGAGGAAATCGTTACGGTCATGCTGACTAAGACCAAGGAAGTACTCGGTGAATTCAGCGGTCAGATGGAAGAAAAAGAAATGACGACTCATGAATTGATGACGATGGCATCACTCATTGAAGAAGAAGCGACGAAAAAAGTTGACCGCGATAAAATCGCTAGTGTCTTCTATAATCGCCTTGAAGACGGAATGATGTTGCAAACAGACCCGACTGTACTATATGCGCATGGAGAACATAAAGATCGGGTTTTCTACAAGGACCTTGAAATCGATGACCCTTATAATACCTATAAAATCCAAGGTTTGCCGCCAGTCCCGATTGCCAATCCAGGCATAATGTCGATTGAAGCCGCTCTGGCACCTGCGGACACGGATGATATGTATTTCCTTGCAACGTCTACTGGAGATGTGCTCTTCTCTAAAACACTTGCAGAACATAATCGCAAAGTGAACGAACATATCACAAACAAAAAATAA
- a CDS encoding tRNA threonylcarbamoyladenosine dehydratase, with product MLHQFSRNELAIGKEGLDIMKNSTVAVLGIGGVGSFAAEALARSGVGKLILIDKDDVDITNVNRQLIALLSTVGKQKVEVMRDRIMDINPECEVIALKMFYTEETYEEIFGYDLDFIVDASDTISYKIHLIKESIKRNIPMISSMGAANKMDPTRFQIADIFKTHTDPLAKVIRTRLRKEGVKKGIPVVFSDESPIVIREDVRKEVGNDNAEIRKAKMPPSSNAFVPSVAGLIMASYVVKELLKDIEIERVNS from the coding sequence ATGCTTCATCAATTTTCTCGTAATGAATTGGCCATTGGTAAGGAAGGCCTTGATATAATGAAAAATAGTACTGTCGCTGTTTTAGGAATTGGCGGGGTTGGTTCTTTTGCGGCAGAAGCTTTAGCTAGATCGGGTGTTGGCAAGCTGATTCTGATCGACAAGGATGATGTCGATATCACGAATGTTAATCGCCAGCTTATTGCCCTGCTTTCGACTGTGGGCAAGCAGAAGGTAGAAGTGATGCGCGACAGGATCATGGATATTAATCCTGAATGTGAAGTCATTGCGTTAAAAATGTTCTATACAGAAGAAACATATGAAGAGATTTTTGGATACGATCTGGATTTTATTGTGGATGCTTCTGATACAATCTCTTATAAAATCCATCTGATCAAGGAGTCCATTAAGCGTAACATTCCAATGATTTCAAGCATGGGCGCAGCTAACAAGATGGATCCGACCCGGTTCCAAATCGCTGATATTTTCAAGACGCACACTGATCCTCTTGCTAAAGTCATTCGTACCCGTTTGCGCAAAGAAGGAGTCAAAAAAGGGATTCCGGTTGTTTTTTCAGATGAAAGCCCGATTGTAATCCGTGAAGATGTACGTAAAGAGGTCGGCAATGATAATGCTGAAATTCGGAAGGCGAAAATGCCGCCATCTTCAAATGCGTTTGTTCCGTCAGTAGCTGGGCTCATCATGGCGAGCTATGTTGTAAAGGAATTGTTAAAAGACATTGAAATAGAGCGTGTGAACAGCTAA
- a CDS encoding PRC-barrel domain-containing protein, whose product MRTFSLLKGLPVYELVNGQKLGEVCDVSISGNGSVVGLLVKKGAFIKKTFQVKVDQVSSFGEDGIMVKDKSALERLETEPEYTFEHNESLAGKKLLSNEGEQLGLLEDVYFMEELGTIVGYELTDGFFSDIANGKRVIKTTGPPAIGKDAIVVTVKSR is encoded by the coding sequence TTGCGGACATTTTCACTTTTAAAGGGACTGCCTGTATATGAATTGGTTAATGGTCAAAAACTGGGCGAAGTTTGTGATGTAAGCATTTCTGGCAATGGAAGCGTAGTAGGCTTACTTGTAAAAAAGGGTGCGTTCATCAAGAAAACGTTTCAGGTGAAAGTGGATCAAGTTTCATCTTTTGGTGAAGATGGGATCATGGTGAAAGACAAATCAGCCTTGGAGCGATTGGAGACAGAGCCTGAATATACATTTGAGCATAATGAGAGTCTTGCTGGGAAAAAGCTTCTTTCGAATGAAGGGGAGCAGCTTGGCTTGCTTGAGGATGTATATTTTATGGAAGAATTGGGCACGATTGTAGGGTACGAATTAACGGATGGCTTTTTTTCGGATATAGCGAATGGAAAGCGTGTCATAAAGACCACTGGTCCACCTGCAATCGGAAAGGATGCCATCGTCGTCACTGTCAAATCGAGATGA